Sequence from the uncultured Flavobacterium sp. genome:
AACAAAGATTTTATTCAAACCTTCTGTATTTGTACGGAATTCCGGAGAAGCCTGCACCATAACACGATATTGTTTTCCGAATTTATTGAAATTCGAAGCATACAATCCTCCGTAATATCCTTGCATTGTCGACAAAATAGTATTCACCGGAACTCCTGCATCTTTAGCTTTAGCTAAATTAATTTCCATCATATATTGCGGGAAACCAGGATTAAATGGCGTTGTCGCATATTGTATTTCCGGCCGTTTTGATAACTTTTCTAAGAATTCAGTATTAACCTTAAAGAATTCCTGAGTTGTATGTCCTCCTTTATCCTGCAACTGAAATTCGAATCCACCACTTTGTCCAAATCCTGAAATTGTTGGAGGTGAAATAAAGAAGATATTAGCTTCACGAATTCCGCTTGTTTTGGCAAAAAGCTGACCAATTACATCATTAACACTTAGATCACGTTTTTCCCACGTATCCATTTTTATAATAACCATACTGTAAGCACTTCCTGCTCCTGCTGTAAAGTTTTGTCCAACAATACGCAATGTATTTTTAACGCCTGGAATCGTTTTGGCAATACTGTCTACTTTCTTGGCAACTACATCAGAACGTTCCATAGAAGCTGATGGCGGTAAACTGATATTCGCAAAAACAGTTCCTAAATCTTCCGCCGGAACGAAAGCTGATGGCGTGGTTTTCATCATATAAAATAATGACGAACCTGCAAAAATAATCGCTGCTAAAACAATCCATTTTTTTACCGAAAGAAATTGAACTGAACGTTTATACCTGCCAGTTACGTTATCAAAAGCAACGTTAAACGAAGTATAAAATCTTTGAATAAAACTACTATGTTTGTGATCGTCAGCATGTGGTTTTAAAAGTAAAGCACACAATGCCGGACTTAAAGTCAATGCGTTAATTGCCGAAAGGATAATCGCAACCGCTAATGTGATACCAAATTGCTTGTAGAAAACTCCTGTAGATCCATTAATAAAAGTTACCGGAATAAATACGGCAGCCATTACAAGTGTGATCGAAATAATCGCACCCGAAATTTCATCCATCGCATCAATTGTAGCTTTCTTAGACGATTTATAGCCGTGATCCAGTTTGGCATGCACCGCCTCGACGACGACAATCGCATCATCGACGACAATACCAATCGCCAGAACCATTGCAAAAAGCGTCAATAAGTTAATGGTAAATCCAAATAAATTCAGAAAGAAGAACGTTCCTACAATCGCAACCGGAACCGCAATTGCCGGAATCAAAGTTGATCTAAAATCCTGAAGGAAAATAAATACTACGATAAAAACCAATATAAAAGCTTCAATTAAAGTATGAATTACCTTTTCGATAGAAGCATCCAAATTTTCGTTAACATCAACAAGAGTTGTATATTTTACTCCTTTCGGGAAAGTTTTTGCAGCTTCTTCAATTAGCTTTTTAGAATTGATAATTACATCACGTGCATTAGATCCCGGAGTCTGGCTAATTGCCAAAGCTGTCGATTCAATACCATTTGTTTTAGTAGTTGAAGCATAACTTAAAGAACCCAACTCAACTTTTGCAACATCTTTAAGACGCAACATTTGTCCGTTTCCAACAGATTTGATGATGATATCACCAAATTCCTTTGCACTTGTTAAACGACCTTTATATTTAATTACATATTGAAAAGCCTGATTTCCGTTCTCACCAAATTTACCTGGCGCTGCTTCGATATTTTGTTCAGCCAAAGCTGCCGAAATATCACTTGGAATCAATTTGTATTGTTGCATTACGTCCGGTCTCAACCAGATTCTCATCGAGTAATCGTTTGCACCAAAAACAGTTACATCTCCTACTCCAACTACACGCTGAATTTGTGGAACAAGGTTGATCTTAGCATAATTTTGAAGGAAAGTCTGACTATAAGCATTTCCATCACTATATAAAGAGAAAATCAACAAGTTACTACTTTGACTCTTCGTCACCGTTACCCCAGCCTGAGTTACCTCTACCGGTAATAAACTGGTTGCTCTCGAAACCCTGTTCTGAACATTTACCGCTGCTAAATCAGGATTTGTACCTACTTTAAAGTAGATTTTTATAGACGCATTTCCGTCATTTGTTGCTGTAGAAGTCATGTAAGTCATGTTTTCTACACCATTAATTTGCTCTTCCAACGGAATTACAATACTTTTCAAAACCACGTCAGCATTGGCTCCGGTATAACTTGCGGAGACATTTACTGTTGGCGGAGCAATATCAGGATATTGAGAAATAGGCAGCTCAACAAGTCCTAAAATCCCTAAAATGACAATAATAACAGATATTACCGTCGAAAGAACAGGTCTTTGTATGAATATTTTAAACATTTTTTTTCTTATTTTAAGTCAGCATAAACTTCTCCCTGACTTTGATTTTTAGGTTTGATTTCGCTTCCGTCCTTCAACGCTGCAACTCCTTCTAATACAATTTGAT
This genomic interval carries:
- a CDS encoding efflux RND transporter permease subunit, whose protein sequence is MFKIFIQRPVLSTVISVIIVILGILGLVELPISQYPDIAPPTVNVSASYTGANADVVLKSIVIPLEEQINGVENMTYMTSTATNDGNASIKIYFKVGTNPDLAAVNVQNRVSRATSLLPVEVTQAGVTVTKSQSSNLLIFSLYSDGNAYSQTFLQNYAKINLVPQIQRVVGVGDVTVFGANDYSMRIWLRPDVMQQYKLIPSDISAALAEQNIEAAPGKFGENGNQAFQYVIKYKGRLTSAKEFGDIIIKSVGNGQMLRLKDVAKVELGSLSYASTTKTNGIESTALAISQTPGSNARDVIINSKKLIEEAAKTFPKGVKYTTLVDVNENLDASIEKVIHTLIEAFILVFIVVFIFLQDFRSTLIPAIAVPVAIVGTFFFLNLFGFTINLLTLFAMVLAIGIVVDDAIVVVEAVHAKLDHGYKSSKKATIDAMDEISGAIISITLVMAAVFIPVTFINGSTGVFYKQFGITLAVAIILSAINALTLSPALCALLLKPHADDHKHSSFIQRFYTSFNVAFDNVTGRYKRSVQFLSVKKWIVLAAIIFAGSSLFYMMKTTPSAFVPAEDLGTVFANISLPPSASMERSDVVAKKVDSIAKTIPGVKNTLRIVGQNFTAGAGSAYSMVIIKMDTWEKRDLSVNDVIGQLFAKTSGIREANIFFISPPTISGFGQSGGFEFQLQDKGGHTTQEFFKVNTEFLEKLSKRPEIQYATTPFNPGFPQYMMEINLAKAKDAGVPVNTILSTMQGYYGGLYASNFNKFGKQYRVMVQASPEFRTNTEGLNKIFVRNSSGTMAPITEFVKMTRVFGPESISRFNLFTSIAITGAPNPGFSSGDAIKAIQEVAAQELPAGYGYEFSGLTREELASGSETIFIFILCLVFVYFLLSAQYESYILPFAVLLSIPFGLAGAYLFSIIFKLNSNIYLQISLIMLIGLLAKNGILIVEFALERRRKGMPIVQAAVEGSVARLRPILMTSFAFILGLVPLMFASGAGAVGNKSIGTGAVGGMLIGTILGVFVIPVLFIIFQTLQEKLSGPAKDGYDDEDDEDVQLIEAHKE